The sequence AGGCGCACTACGCCAACGCGACGAAGGTGATCGACTGCCTCGTCGGCTCCGAGAACCAGGTGAAGACGGCCGACGCGCTCGGCTACTTCGCCGCCAACGCGAGCCTGCGCTCGGAGCAGGTCGCGAGCGACCCGATCTGGGAGCCGTGGGCCACCTCGATCGAGAGCGCCGAGGGGCGTACGACCGACCTCGGGCCGGACTACACCGCGACCTCCGCGGCGCTGTCCACGGCGCTGCAGGGTGCGCTGAACGCGGCGGGCGACACCGCCCAGGTGCAGTCCGCGTTCGAGGCGATCGGCGGCTGACGCACCGCGCGGCGGTCCGGGTGACCGGACCGCCGCGCCGGCCGGCAAGCACAGACCGGCAAGCAGAGAACGGACGAGGACGAGGGACGAACGGTGACGCAGGTCAAGGTCAAGGCCCCGCCGCCCGCGCGGCGGGTGGCGGCGGCGCAGGACGCCAGCCGCAACGGGCGCAGGCGCCGGATGAGGCCGACGACGTGGGCGGCCATCGGGTTCGCGCTGCCCCTGGTGGCGTACCTGGCAGTGTTCTACGCCTACCCGCTGGTCGAGAACGTCTCGATGAGCGTGCACCGCTTCACGCGCGCGACCTTCGTGACGGGGGAGGCCCCCTTCGCGGGCGCCGACATCTACCGCGAGGTCATCGGCTCCGCGCCGTTCTGGCCGACCGTGCGCCAGACCGCGGTCTTCGTCGTGGTGTCCCTCGTCTTCCAGTACGGCATCGGGCTCGCCCTCGCGGTGTTCTTCCAGCGCAGCTTCCCGCTCTCGACGATCCTGCGGGCGCTGTTCCTCGTGCCGTGGCTGCTGCCGATCATCGTCTCGGCGACCACGTGGCAGTGGATGATGGACGCGGACTCGGGCGTCCTCAACAGCTTCCTCGGGGTCTTCGGCATCGACCCCGTGTGGTGGCTCAACGCCGAGAACTCGCTCATGTCGGTCACGATCGCGAACATCTGGTTGGGCATCCCGTTCAACCTGGTGATCCTCTACTCCGGCCTGCAGAACGTGCCGACCGAGCTCTACGAGGCCGCGTCGCTCGACGGCGCGAGCCGGTGGCGCCAGTTCTGGTCGATCACCTTCCCGCTGCTGCGCCCGGTCACCGCGATCACGCTGCTGCTCGGCTTCGTGTACACGCTCAAGGTCGTCGACATCATCTGGATCATGACGGCGGGGACGGGCACGTCCCAGACCCTCGCGACCTGGGCGTACGCCATGGCGTTCGGCAAGGGCACCGCCGTCATCCAGTACTCGCAGGCGGCCGTGGTCGGCACGATCCTGCTCGTGATCGCCCTGGTGATGGGCTTCGTCTACCTCGCGGCCCAGCGCCGGCAGGAGGACTGACCATGGAACGCCACGACCGCGTCTGGTGGAAGACGGCCATCGGGCTCGCCCTCGTCGTCGTCATGCTCTTCCCGGTGTACTGGATGGTGAACGTCTCGCTCACCCCGCGCACCGACATCCGCAAGGGCGACCTGTACCCGCACAGTCCCACCCTCGAGCACTACGGGATCGTGCTGCAGGACCAGCTGCCCCACCTCGCGACGAGCCTCGTCGTCGGGCTCGGGACGGTCGCCCTGACGCTGCTGATCGCGGCGCCGGGCGCCTATGCGCTCTCGCTGCTGCTGGTCCCCGGCCGCCGGGTCCTGAACTTCCTCCTGATCGTGGGCCAGATGATCCCCGCGGTCGTGATGGCGCTCGGCTTCTACACGATCTACTCGCGCCTCGGGATCCTCGACACCCTGCCGGGCCTGATCGTCGCGGACTCCACGCTGGCGGTGCCGTTCGGCGTGATGCTGTTCACCGCGTTCATGGCCGGGATCCCGCGCGAGCTGCTGCAGGCGGCGCAGATCGACGGGGCGTCCCACTGGCGCGTGTTCCGCTCGGTCGTCATGCCGGTCTCCCGCAACGCCGCGGTCACGGTCGCCCTGTTCGCCTTCCTGTGGGCGTGGTCGGACTTCCTGTTCGCCTCGACGCTCGACCGCGAGGGCGGCGCGCTGCGCCCGATCACGATGGGCATCTACGACTACATCGGCTCACAGAACCAGGAGTGGGGTCCCATGATGGCCACCGCCGTCGTCGCCTCCGTGCCCACCGCGATCCTGCTCGTGGTCGCCCAGCGCTACGTCGCCGCCGGCGTGACCGCCGGCGCGGTGAAGAGCTGATGGCCGCCGCATGCCCCGCGTTCGACGTGCGGGACATCCCGTTCTCGGTGCGCGGGTCCTGGCTGAACCTGTCCCCGGTCGTCGCGCTGCACACCCGGGCCGACCAGGT is a genomic window of Cellulomonas fulva containing:
- a CDS encoding carbohydrate ABC transporter permease, whose amino-acid sequence is MTQVKVKAPPPARRVAAAQDASRNGRRRRMRPTTWAAIGFALPLVAYLAVFYAYPLVENVSMSVHRFTRATFVTGEAPFAGADIYREVIGSAPFWPTVRQTAVFVVVSLVFQYGIGLALAVFFQRSFPLSTILRALFLVPWLLPIIVSATTWQWMMDADSGVLNSFLGVFGIDPVWWLNAENSLMSVTIANIWLGIPFNLVILYSGLQNVPTELYEAASLDGASRWRQFWSITFPLLRPVTAITLLLGFVYTLKVVDIIWIMTAGTGTSQTLATWAYAMAFGKGTAVIQYSQAAVVGTILLVIALVMGFVYLAAQRRQED
- a CDS encoding carbohydrate ABC transporter permease — protein: MERHDRVWWKTAIGLALVVVMLFPVYWMVNVSLTPRTDIRKGDLYPHSPTLEHYGIVLQDQLPHLATSLVVGLGTVALTLLIAAPGAYALSLLLVPGRRVLNFLLIVGQMIPAVVMALGFYTIYSRLGILDTLPGLIVADSTLAVPFGVMLFTAFMAGIPRELLQAAQIDGASHWRVFRSVVMPVSRNAAVTVALFAFLWAWSDFLFASTLDREGGALRPITMGIYDYIGSQNQEWGPMMATAVVASVPTAILLVVAQRYVAAGVTAGAVKS